The genomic segment AACAGTAAAGGAGATAGATAAGAGGGCTATAAAAAAGACACAGAAAGAAAGGGATTTATCAGGAATAACAACATTAGGAATAGATGAAATTTCAGTTGGAAAAGGACACAACTATTTGCATATGATAAGTAGCCTTGAAGGGCCAAATGGCCCTGAAGTATTGTATGTAGGGGAAGGAAGAAAAGAGAAAGACCTATTGCCATTCTGGAGGTGGTTTGGTAAAAGAAGGGCAAAGAGGATAGCATATGGGGTTATGGATATGGCAAAGGGATTTATAAACAGCTTTAAAGCCAATTGTCCTTCTATAAAAATCATCTATGACAAATTCCATGTAATCAGACATCTTCTTAATGCTTTAAATGAGGTAAGGAAGAGGGAGTTTAAGAAAGCAGGAAAAGAGATGAAAGGGCTCTTATGCGGCAAAAAGTTTATCCTTTTAAAGAAGATGGGTAATCTTAAAGGAAGTGCTAGAGAAACACTCAAAGGGCTACTCAAGGCTAATTGGAGGCTCTATAAGGCACATCTATTGAAGGAATCTTTTGGTCACTTATGGTCATACATATATAAAGCCAGTGCCCTTAAGTTCTGGAAAAACTGGAAAGAACAACTTAAATGGAGCAGGTTAGAGCCTTACAAGAAGTTTGCCAAGATGGTAGACAAGCATATAGATGGTATTATTACCTATTGTGATAAGAAGGTTCCCCTTGGCTACATAGAAGGAACCAATCTTAAGGCAAAAAATATTATCAGAAGGGCATATGGTTATAGGGATAAGGAGTATATGAAGCTAAAGATTATTCAAGGATGTTCCTCTATGGGTGTCTTTAAACCCTATCCCTATCCTCATGCACCATAATTCACGATGAGCCGAAATTAAATAATTTGCAAATTCCTTTAAGGTATTTATATATTTTATTTTATGTCTTATAATTACATCTTTGGTTATAACTGTTGAATATAGCGAAATAAGATATTTCTTATAATCTTCGCCTTGAATAACCTCAGGAAATCCTCCAGAGGATAAATACTTCTCCCAGAATCTTCTCACAGAAGCCGTATCTTTTGTGCTAATATCCTTTTTTTGATAGTCAAAATTATTAAAATATAGATATTCACGAAAAGAAAATGGATAAAGTTCTAATGAAAAATATCTTCCTGTAAGATGAGTAGCCAATTCTTTACTCAACATCCTGGCGTTACTGCCAG from the bacterium genome contains:
- a CDS encoding ISL3 family transposase encodes the protein MQQINYITKLLGFQGFYARDIEIEEEKDIKKAIVYLGRIEKGYTCSSCGDKVLSKHSSWIQDIRHLHLWKYITVLRFEKVKVRCPRCGIKVEKLDFLDKHSRTTKDLFHQTKELCKVMTIEDTANFENLHWQTVKEIDKRAIKKTQKERDLSGITTLGIDEISVGKGHNYLHMISSLEGPNGPEVLYVGEGRKEKDLLPFWRWFGKRRAKRIAYGVMDMAKGFINSFKANCPSIKIIYDKFHVIRHLLNALNEVRKREFKKAGKEMKGLLCGKKFILLKKMGNLKGSARETLKGLLKANWRLYKAHLLKESFGHLWSYIYKASALKFWKNWKEQLKWSRLEPYKKFAKMVDKHIDGIITYCDKKVPLGYIEGTNLKAKNIIRRAYGYRDKEYMKLKIIQGCSSMGVFKPYPYPHAP
- a CDS encoding AAA family ATPase; protein product: ERLFTLETKDLNLVLQTIYEIYQKPDFIFLDEIQNVNNWELFVNRLKRRGFNLIITGSNARMLSKELATHLTGRYFSLELYPFSFREYLYFNNFDYQKKDISTKDTASVRRFWEKYLSSGGFPEVIQGEDYKKYLISLYSTVITKDVIIRHKIKYINTLKEFANYLISAHRELWCMRIGIGFKDTHRGTSLNNL